The region ACCGACGCGCCCTTGTAGACGGGCGAATTGAAGGGATGCTCGGGGTTCTGCTTCCTCGCGTCCTCGAAGGCGTGCTCGCCCATGCCCTCGAAGGTCACGGCCTTGAGGAAGCGCGCGGGGATGATGCGGTCGGTGTCGATGTCGTTGCCGGTGACGGGGATGCCGCGGCCCGAGATCTGGCGGCGCTTGAAATCAGTCGTGGTCATGCCAGAATCTCCCTCACGTCGGCGACGGCGCCGGTGATGGCGGCGGCCGCGACCATGGCCGGGCTCATGAGGAGGGTGCGCCCCGTGGGGCTGCCCTGGCGGCCGATGAAGTTGCGGTTGCTGGACGAGGCGCTCATCTCGCGGCCCTGGAGCTTGTCCTCGTTCATGCCGAGGCACATCGAGCAGCCGGCCTTGCGCCACTCGAAGCCTGCGGCCTGGAAGATCTCGTGCAGGCCCTCGGCCTCGGCGGCCTCGGCGACCTGCTGGGAGCCGGGCACGATGAGCGCGCGGACGTGGCGTGCGACCTTACCCTTCCTCGCCACCTCCGCGGCGGCGCGCAGGTCGGACAGGCGGCCGTTGGTGCAGGAGCCCACGAAGGCCACGTCGATCCTCGCGCCCTTGATCGGCTGGCCGGCCTGGAAGCCCATGTGGGCGAGGGCCTCGCGGAAGGTGGGCCGCTCGGGCTCGGGCTGGGCCTCGGGCGCCGGGATCTTCTGGCTGACGCCCACTGACATGCCCGGATTGATGCCCCAGGTCACCACGGGCTCGATGGCCGAGCCGTCGAGGCGCGCGACGTCGTCGAAGCTGGCGCCGGGCTCGGTGGCCATGGTCTTCCACCAGGCGGCCGCGCGGTCGAAGGCGGCGCCCGCGGGGGCATAGGGCCGGCCGCGGAGGTACTCGATGGTGGTCGCGTCGGGGTTGACGTAGCCGAAGCGCGCCCCGCCCTCGATGGACATGTTGCAGACGGTGAGGCGCTCCTCCATGGTCATGCGGTCGATGGTGTCGCCGGCGTACTCGTAGGCGTAACCCACGCCGCCCTTCACGCCGAGCTGGTTGATGATGGCGAGGATGACGTCCTTGGCATAGATGCCCCTGGCGAGCGATCCCTCCACGCGCACCTGGCGCAGCTTGGGCTTGGCCATGGAGAGGCACTGGGTCGCCAGGATGTCGCGCACCTGGGTGGTGCCGATGCCAAAGGCGATGGCGCCGACGGCGCCGTGGGTCGAGGTGTGGCTGTCGCCGCAGGCGATGGTCATGCCGGGCTGGGTGAGGCCCAGCTCAGGGCCGATCACGTGGACGATGCCCTGCTTGCCGCTCGCCATGTCGAAGAGCGGCAGGCCGAACTCCTTCATGTTCCGGTACATGTGCGCCGCCATCTCCTCCGCCATGGGGTCGGCGTAGGGGCGGCTCTGGTCCGTGGTCGGGATGATGTGGTCGAGCGTGCCGAAGGTGCGCTCGGGCATGCGCACCTTGAGCTTCAGGTCCCTGAGCATCTGGAAGGCTTGGGGGGTCGTCACTTCATGGATGAGGTGGAGACCGATCAGGAGCTGGGTCTGACCGGACGGCAGCGTCCGGACCGTGTGCGCTTCCCACACCTTGTCGAGCAGCGTGTGTGCCATGGAACTCCTCTTCGAGCGTGATAGAGCCGGGCTACCGGCTAGTGTAAACCCTTCGTGATCAGCGCGCGTCCTCGCTCAGGCAGGACTCCAAGAGCTCGAGGGCGGCGCGGCTGAAGGCCCACATGTTGGCCTCGCGGTCGGCGCGCCCCGTCTCGACGGTGCGGGCGCGCTCGATGGGCCCCGCCACCGCGATGCAGGTGTGGCCCGCGGCATCGCCGTAGCGGTTGCCGCTGGGCCCGGCCGCGCCGGTCTCGGCCAGCCCCCACGTCGCGCCGAGCCTCTCGCGCGCCGTCCGCGCCTTGAGGAGCGCATAGGCCTCGGTGCTCGAGCGGATGCCGCGCAGCGCCTCGTCGGGCACCGCGAGCAGGACCCGCCGCGCCGCCCGCGTGTAGATCACGCCCCCGCCCAGGAAATAGGCCGAGGCTCCGGGGATGGAGAGGAGGGCGGCGGAGATCAGGCCGCCGGCCGAGGACTCGGCCACGGCGACGGTATGCCCGCGGGCCACGAGGCGCGCGGCGACGGAGGCGGCCAGGGAGGCGAGCAGATCGGGCACGGCGCCGAGGATAGCACGGGACGCCCCGGGGGCCCGTGCCAGGTCAGGAATCAGAACACGGGCGACAGCTCGGTCTGCGAGCGCACCTTGACGAAGTACTCCTTGAGCCGCGTCACGTCGTCCTCGGAGACGAGGGCGGAGATCAGCGCGCAGAGGAGTCCCTTGTCCTTCCAGAGGATGAGGCTGAAGCCGTTCTCCCGACGGATGAGCGGGCGCCAGCGGTCGATCTGGACCCGGCCCTGCTCGGGCAGGGGCACGCCGCCGCCGGGGACGATGATGTAGGTCACGGCATGGCCGTCCCTGTCCATGTAGCCCAGCGACATGCCGCGGTGTCCCTCCACGTAGGTCGGCTGGGCGTTCACGAGGCGGATCTGCTCGTCCCCCGTGAAGACCCAGTTCAGGATCACGCCGCTCTCCTCCATGACGCGGGGCAGGGCCGCCGGGACCACGTCGGGCTCGCGCTGGGCCCAGCTCAGCGTGCGGGCGTGCTCCGTGACGACGGCGCGGGCGATCTGCTGGATGGGGTCCACGGAGCGGATCGCGGGCAGCCCGGTCGCCATCCACATGACCATCACCATGGCGGTGGCCAGCGCGGCCACCGACGGGGCCAGCCACGCCCAGCGCCAGCGCGGCTGGTGCTCCTCGGGCATGAGCACCCGCCGCACCGCGGCCCGCAGCTCGGGCGGAGCGGGATGGCGCGGCAGCCGCTCTCTCAGCCAGCGGCCGACCTCCGCGTCGTCGCCGGGCAGGTTCTGGGCTTCGGGGCACATGGTCTCAGGCCTTCTGCTCTCGTCCGTAGTCCTTCAGGTATTCGCGCATCCGCTCCTTGGCCCGGAAGATGCGCGACTTCACCGTCCCGACCGGGCAGTCCATGATCCGCGCCACATCCTCCAGGGGGAACCCTTCCACCTCGGCCAGCAGCAGCGGGGTCTTGAACTCTTCCGGAAGCCGGGCCAGGGCCCGCTCGAGGTCGGTGTGCACCTCGGTGCTGGCGCCGCCCTCATCCGGGGCATCGTGGAACATGGGCGCCCCGCCCGCCGGAACGCCGTCCTCGGAGAGCGCCGGCTCGCGCTCCCGCAGCCGGTAAAAGGTGAGGAACGTATTCCTCAGGATCTGAAACAGCCAGGCCCTGAGATGGGTTCCCCGCTCGAAACGATGGGAGAAACGCATCGCCCGGACATAGGTCTCTTGCACCAGATCCTGGGCCTCCGAGCCGTTCCGGGTCAGATAGACCGCGAGGTTGTGGAGTGCGTCCAGGTGCTGGAGGGCCTCCTGGCGAAACTCCTCGTCGGGGTTCATCGCGGGCTCGACCGCCCGGGCCTCACCGCTCGAACCAGCGGCGCGGCAGGCTGGTCATCTGCACCTCGTGCTCGTCCGAGAGGCCGGCCAGGAGGGCCTCGGCCGTCCGGTAGAGGGTGGGGTGCTCCCAGTCGGGCGCCAGATCGGCCAGGGGTCTCAGCACGAAGGCGCGCTCGTGCATGAGGAGATGCGGGATGCTGAGCTCGGCGGTGGCGCTGATGACCTTGTCACCGTAGCCGAGGATGTCGATGTCGAGCGTCCGCCGCTCGTACCGGCCATCCTCGGGCGTGCCGGCGACCCGCACCCGCCCCAGCGCCCGCTCGATGCCCTGGAGCTCGTCGAGGAGTGCCCTCGGCGGCACCGAGGTCTCGATGGCCACCACGCAGTTGAAGAACGACGCCTCCGGATCCGCCGCCTCACCGGGGTTCGCCTCCCAGGGCTCGGTCTGGTACAGGGGCGAGGCGTCCAGGAACTGCACGGCGGGGAGGCGCCGGAGCCGCTCCACGGCCTGGCGCAGGCACTCGAGCCGGTCACCGAGGTTGGAGCCGAGGCCAAGGAACACCCTGGCCACGGTCAGCGCTCGCGGGTCACTTCCACCCCCGGAGTCGCATGCAGACCCTCCATGGGTGGCGTCAGCTTCCGCACCCGCACCCGGACCTGCCGGCAGGGGAATTCCCCGAGCAGCGTCTGGGCCAGCCCCCCGGCGAGGCGCTCGAGGAGATTGACCCGCTCCCGCGTGCACACTTCCACCACCCGGGCCGCCACCGCTCCGTAGTCCACCGTGGCCCGCAGGTCGTCGGACACCGCCGCCGGAGCGAGATCCACGTGAAGCTCCACATCCACCGAGAACCAGGCGCCCACCGTCTGCTGGGCGCGGGTGACGCCATGGTGGCCGTAGAACCGGACGTCCTCGAGGAAGATCTTGTCGGAGGTCAGAGCTTGAGCCTCTGGAGCCGCTCCATGGCCTCCGCCAGCCGCTTGGCCTCGATCGTCAGCGCGATGCGGTAGAAGCCCTCGCCGGAGGGCCCGAAGCCGACCCCTGGGGTCACGACGCAGGCGGCCTCCTCCAGCAGCCGGGCCGCGAAGCTGCGCGAGTCGAGCCCTCCCGGCGTGGGCGCCCAGACGAAGAAGGCGGCCCGGGGGACGTCCACCTCCCAGCCGAGAGCCCGGAGCCCGGCGACGACGACGTCGCGGCGCTCCTGGTAGATGCGCCGGTACTGCTCGGCGACGTCCTGTGGCCCGCTGAGCGCGGCGATGGCCGCCTCCTGTATCGCCTGGAAGACCCCCGAGTCCACGTTGGTCTTGACCTTGCCGAGCCCCGCCACCGCCTCGGCATTGCCGACGATGAAGCCCACGCGCCAGCCGGTCATGGAGTAGGTCTTCGACAGCGAGTGGAACTCGACGCCGATCCCGCCGGCCCCCGGCGTCTCCAGGAAGGAGGGGGGGCGGTAGTCATCGAAGCGCAGCTCGGAATACATCGCGTCGTGGCAGACGAGAATGCCGTGGGCCCGGGCGAACTCCACGACGCGCGCGAAGAACTCGCGCGTCGCCGTGGCGGCCGTGGGGTTGTTCGGGTAGTTCAGGTACATGAGCTTGGCCCGGCGGGCGATGGCGGGGGGAACCGCGTCGAGATCGGGCATGAACCCATTCTTCCGCAGGAGCGGCATGAAGTGGACCTCGCCGCCCGCGAACCAGGTGCCCGCCGCGTACACGGGGTACCCCGGGTCGGGCACCAGCACCACGTCGCCGGGGTTGACGAAGGCCAGCGGCATGTGCGCCGTGCCCTCCTTGGACCCGACGAGCGCGAGCACCTCCGTCTCCGGGTCCAGGACCACGCCGAAGCGCCGCCGGTACCAGTCGGCCGCGGCGGTGCGGAACTCGATCATCCCCTCATAGGAGGGGTAGCGGTGATGCTCCGGGTTCTCGGCGCCGCGCTTGAGGGCCTCGACGACATGCGGGGGCGTCGGCAGGTCGGGATCGCCGATGCCCATGTCGATGAGGTCGGCGCCCCGCGCCCGCGCCTCGCGCTTCTTCCTGTCGATCTCGGCGAAGAGGTAAGGGGGGAGCCGCTTCAGGCGCTCCGCCAGCTCCGGGATCCTGGAACCGTGTGTCACGCTATCGCCTCCTGGAGCCTGATCACGGGATTGACGAGGCTCCCGATGCCTTCGATGCGAACCTCCACCCTGTCGCCGGGCTGCATGGGGCCGATGCCCGCCGGGGTGCCGGTGGCGATGACGTCTCCCGGGAGGAGCGTCATCACCGCCGAGATGCGCGCCACCAGCTCCTCGACGGGGAAGATGAGGTTCTTGGTGCTGGACGCCTGCTTGCGCTCGCCGTTGAGGAAGCTCTCGATCTCGAGCCCCCCCGGGTCCAGGTCGGTGGCGATGCAGGGGCCCAGGGGGCAGAAGCTGTCGAAGCCCTTGGCCTGGGTCAGCTGCCCGTCCCGCACCTGCAAGTCCCGCGCGGTGACGTCGTTCAGGCACGCGTAGCCCAGCACATGCTCCCGCGCGCGCCCCGGAGGCACGTGGCGCGCCCGCTTCTTGATGACCACGGCCAGCTCGGCCTCGTAGTCCACCCGCGTGGACTGGGCGGGGTAGACGATCGGGTCGCCGGGACCGATGAGCGCCGAGGGGGGCTTGAGGAAGATGAACGGCTGGGTCGGCACGGGGAGGCCCACTTCCTCGGCGTGGTCGCGGTAGTTGAGCCCGATGCCCACGATCTTGCCAGGCAGGAGCGGGCTCAGCAGCACGGTCTGGCGGAGGGGGTACCGCTTCCGCCCCTTCTTGAACGTCCCGAACGGGGTGCCGGCGTACTCGATGACGTGGGTGCCCTCGATGACGCCGTAGCGCGTCTTGCCCGCCGCCTTGAACCGGACGATCTTCATGTCAGCCCGAGGACGTCCTCCATCGAGTAGAGTCCCGGGCGCGCCTCCGCCACGAACCGGGCCGCGCGGAGCGCGCCCCGGGCGAAGGTGTCCCGGCTGTGAGCGCGGTGGGTCAGCTCGAGCCGCTCGCCGAGCGCGCCGAAGGAGACCGTGTGCTCGCCCACCACGTCGCCGGAGCGCTGGGCGAGGATCCCGATCTCGCCGCGGGTCCGCTCCCCCGGCAGCCCGTGGCGCCCGTAGACGGCCGCGCGGGTGAGATCGCGCCCGAGCGCCTGCGCCACGACCTCCGCCAGGCGGAGCGCCGTGCCGCTGGGGGCGTCCTTCTTGAAGCGGTGGTGGACCTCCGTGATCTCCACGTCGTAGTCCTCCCCCAGGAGCCGGGCCATCTCGCGGAGCACGCGGAAGGCCACGTTGACTCCCACGCTCATGTTGGGGGAGAGGAGGACGGCCGCCTCCCGCGCCAGGAGCTCGATCTCGTGCCGCTGGGTGGCGGAGAAGCCGGTGGTGCCGATCACCGCGCGCCCGCGCTGCCGCGCGACCGCGCGCAGGTGGGCGAGGCTCGCGTCCGCCACGGAGAAGTCGATGAGGATGCGGTCGGGGCCGAGGAGGCCATCGGGGTCGCCCGAGATCGGCACGTTCACGCGCCCGATGCCCGCCACCTCCCCCGCGTCCCTGTGAAGGGCGGGGTGGCCCGGTGCCTCCAGCGCCCCCACCAGCCGGAGATCGCGCTCGTCCTGGAGCAGGGCGACGAGACGGCTCCCCATGCGGCCGGCCGCGCCGGCGATCACCACGTCTGGCATGGCGGCGGGATCAGCCCGGGAGGAGGCCCTGCTGCTTGAGGACGGTCCGGAGGCGCTCCCGGTTGCCGTCCGACATGCGGCACAGCGGCAGGCGGAACTCGGGCTCGAGCCTGCCCATCATGGCCATGGCTTCCTTGACCGGGATGGGGTTGGTCTCGATGAACATGGCGCGGCAGAGCGGGAAGAGCCGCAGGTGGATCTCCCGGGCGAGCTTCCAGTCTCCGGCCAGCGCCGCATGCGTCAGCTCCGCGGTGTCCCGCGGAACGATGTTCGCGATCACCGAGACGACCCCGCGTCCCCCGACGGACATGAGCGGCAGCGTGAGGGTGTCGTCGCCCGAGAGGACCGAGAAGTCCGGGCCGCAGGCCAAGAGCACCTGGGTCATCTGGTCGAGCGACCCCGAGGCTTCCTTCACGCCCACGATGTTCGGACAGCCCTTGGCCAGGCGCTGGAGCGTGTCGGTCTCGACGTTGACCGCCGTCCGGCTCTGGATGTTGTAGACGAGGATCGGGATGTCCACCGCCTCGGCCACGGCCCGGAAATGGCGGTAGAGTCCCTC is a window of Candidatus Rokuibacteriota bacterium DNA encoding:
- a CDS encoding isopropylmalate isomerase translates to MTTTDFKRRQISGRGIPVTGNDIDTDRIIPARFLKAVTFEGMGEHAFEDARKQNPEHPFNSPVYKGASV
- the leuC gene encoding 3-isopropylmalate dehydratase large subunit, with protein sequence MAHTLLDKVWEAHTVRTLPSGQTQLLIGLHLIHEVTTPQAFQMLRDLKLKVRMPERTFGTLDHIIPTTDQSRPYADPMAEEMAAHMYRNMKEFGLPLFDMASGKQGIVHVIGPELGLTQPGMTIACGDSHTSTHGAVGAIAFGIGTTQVRDILATQCLSMAKPKLRQVRVEGSLARGIYAKDVILAIINQLGVKGGVGYAYEYAGDTIDRMTMEERLTVCNMSIEGGARFGYVNPDATTIEYLRGRPYAPAGAAFDRAAAWWKTMATEPGASFDDVARLDGSAIEPVVTWGINPGMSVGVSQKIPAPEAQPEPERPTFREALAHMGFQAGQPIKGARIDVAFVGSCTNGRLSDLRAAAEVARKGKVARHVRALIVPGSQQVAEAAEAEGLHEIFQAAGFEWRKAGCSMCLGMNEDKLQGREMSASSSNRNFIGRQGSPTGRTLLMSPAMVAAAAITGAVADVREILA
- a CDS encoding CinA family protein — encoded protein: MPDLLASLAASVAARLVARGHTVAVAESSAGGLISAALLSIPGASAYFLGGGVIYTRAARRVLLAVPDEALRGIRSSTEAYALLKARTARERLGATWGLAETGAAGPSGNRYGDAAGHTCIAVAGPIERARTVETGRADREANMWAFSRAALELLESCLSEDAR
- a CDS encoding sigma-70 family RNA polymerase sigma factor; translated protein: MNPDEEFRQEALQHLDALHNLAVYLTRNGSEAQDLVQETYVRAMRFSHRFERGTHLRAWLFQILRNTFLTFYRLREREPALSEDGVPAGGAPMFHDAPDEGGASTEVHTDLERALARLPEEFKTPLLLAEVEGFPLEDVARIMDCPVGTVKSRIFRAKERMREYLKDYGREQKA
- the folK gene encoding 2-amino-4-hydroxy-6-hydroxymethyldihydropteridine diphosphokinase yields the protein MFLGLGSNLGDRLECLRQAVERLRRLPAVQFLDASPLYQTEPWEANPGEAADPEASFFNCVVAIETSVPPRALLDELQGIERALGRVRVAGTPEDGRYERRTLDIDILGYGDKVISATAELSIPHLLMHERAFVLRPLADLAPDWEHPTLYRTAEALLAGLSDEHEVQMTSLPRRWFER
- a CDS encoding dihydroneopterin aldolase — encoded protein: MGAWFSVDVELHVDLAPAAVSDDLRATVDYGAVAARVVEVCTRERVNLLERLAGGLAQTLLGEFPCRQVRVRVRKLTPPMEGLHATPGVEVTRER
- a CDS encoding LL-diaminopimelate aminotransferase: MPELAERLKRLPPYLFAEIDRKKREARARGADLIDMGIGDPDLPTPPHVVEALKRGAENPEHHRYPSYEGMIEFRTAAADWYRRRFGVVLDPETEVLALVGSKEGTAHMPLAFVNPGDVVLVPDPGYPVYAAGTWFAGGEVHFMPLLRKNGFMPDLDAVPPAIARRAKLMYLNYPNNPTAATATREFFARVVEFARAHGILVCHDAMYSELRFDDYRPPSFLETPGAGGIGVEFHSLSKTYSMTGWRVGFIVGNAEAVAGLGKVKTNVDSGVFQAIQEAAIAALSGPQDVAEQYRRIYQERRDVVVAGLRALGWEVDVPRAAFFVWAPTPGGLDSRSFAARLLEEAACVVTPGVGFGPSGEGFYRIALTIEAKRLAEAMERLQRLKL
- a CDS encoding fumarylacetoacetate hydrolase family protein; its protein translation is MKIVRFKAAGKTRYGVIEGTHVIEYAGTPFGTFKKGRKRYPLRQTVLLSPLLPGKIVGIGLNYRDHAEEVGLPVPTQPFIFLKPPSALIGPGDPIVYPAQSTRVDYEAELAVVIKKRARHVPPGRAREHVLGYACLNDVTARDLQVRDGQLTQAKGFDSFCPLGPCIATDLDPGGLEIESFLNGERKQASSTKNLIFPVEELVARISAVMTLLPGDVIATGTPAGIGPMQPGDRVEVRIEGIGSLVNPVIRLQEAIA
- a CDS encoding 4-hydroxy-tetrahydrodipicolinate reductase is translated as MPDVVIAGAAGRMGSRLVALLQDERDLRLVGALEAPGHPALHRDAGEVAGIGRVNVPISGDPDGLLGPDRILIDFSVADASLAHLRAVARQRGRAVIGTTGFSATQRHEIELLAREAAVLLSPNMSVGVNVAFRVLREMARLLGEDYDVEITEVHHRFKKDAPSGTALRLAEVVAQALGRDLTRAAVYGRHGLPGERTRGEIGILAQRSGDVVGEHTVSFGALGERLELTHRAHSRDTFARGALRAARFVAEARPGLYSMEDVLGLT
- a CDS encoding 4-hydroxy-tetrahydrodipicolinate synthase, which produces MRRTFQGSIVAMVTPFRNGAVDEAKVRELVEWHASSGTDAIVPCGTTGESPTLSHDEHKRVVEVVVEAAGGRIPVIAGTGSNSTAEAIDLTRHAKGAGAHGALVVNPYYNRPTQEGLYRHFRAVAEAVDIPILVYNIQSRTAVNVETDTLQRLAKGCPNIVGVKEASGSLDQMTQVLLACGPDFSVLSGDDTLTLPLMSVGGRGVVSVIANIVPRDTAELTHAALAGDWKLAREIHLRLFPLCRAMFIETNPIPVKEAMAMMGRLEPEFRLPLCRMSDGNRERLRTVLKQQGLLPG